The Gossypium hirsutum isolate 1008001.06 chromosome D06, Gossypium_hirsutum_v2.1, whole genome shotgun sequence genome contains the following window.
tgatgccggtgaaataattcagactttacatctagcaggcttaatgccggtgatacatttcggaCTATAGGTCTAGCAGGCTAAAagccggtgtactgaatcaggttttaaaacctagcaggctaagtgccggtgaatctaTTTAAATTATGTGAAAATATGCAATTGTTATAtctatgattttggttatatgaaatcgatgtatACATAAACATTAGGTTTTTATACGCTTGGTGAGTATACATCTACATTTTGGTTTATGCCGTGGTTAAACATAGTTGTATGTATTTGGTGTATACAAATAATAAAGGCATATGTACATTAGGTATATGCGATTGTTAAATACATATAAGTtgagcctatgtgtttgataattgCTTATGTATGCAATtgggatatatatataaatgtactcatttaaatgtatatgatgaatatgtatatatatatttgaatgtacGTATTAGCTATGTATTCAGGTATAAATTCAAATGAGTCTATATATATACAAACGAATATAATAGATGGTTGGTATATATGAGTATGACAAATTTTATGCACATGATAAGTACATATGTGAATTCGAAAGTGTGCAAGTAATAAAGTGTATATACATTCGgttttaattgttgataattatgTATGCATTTGTCCATAAGTAAttgttaatatatatgtatatttttgttgttatgttatagacttactaagctataaaagcttactttgtttgttttcgttcatttgattttatagattttggagacgcgttacgagctcggggatcatcagtatagtccatcacactatcgacttcttttgggtattttgttaaaaatttgaacttaatcttttggcatgtataggtttgagtacgatgttaactacattttgattgtaaattataatagctatgcaaaagtaattaaattttcatgttgtGATCAGATTGGttttaaaaatggttgtgtttgttcggtaatgcctcgtaaccctaaattcggcgacggagacgggttaggggtgttacaccgaaTGATAAGAACTACCAATGGAATGTGTATGCGACCGCTCGGGCTCGGGCTCGGGCTCAGGCTCTGGTTTGACCTTTATATCGGACACTGGCTCGTATGCCCCAGGTCGATGCATGTGCGGGAGGACTACAGTCGACTGCCCACCAAGTATATATGGTTTTCCCGTACTAgagtaccattgtatgtactctaacgatGGTTGCAAATCGGAAGAAATATCCATCTGAGGTCTCTGCGCCATCCTATTATCCCACAATGCAACATATTTTCGGTGCACAACCCtcaaattatttctatgttttcctCTCTTGTTGATCCCGTGAATCTTCCCCACCTGCATTGGAGGATCCGGGATGTACTGGATGCAACCAAACTGCCAAAGTGCTTAATTCTAGTTATACCACTTGGTTGTCTAGAAATTGATAATTTGTGCATTAATGCACCATAGGTGAGAATAAATGTGGGCAGACGAGGCTATAACAGTCGCAATATATGGTCTCCGATACGACATCCAGATAAAGTACACAATTAAtaacatggttaaaatttaacacgATTCGAGTAAGCTATACAAAGTAATTACATGTCATGAATATTGgaatagcttaccccttcccTAGCATGTTGTTCAATCATCAGACGATATATCGGGACAGTGTACGACCTCCCAATACCCAGATAAAGACTCCATCTATGAAAACAAATTACATGTTTGAATAGTATCGTTAGAATAGTATCATTAGAAAAAAATGTCAATTAATAACAAGTAAAATTTTATCACTTGTTCACTAGTGGAAATACATATGGTTAGTGCCTAACCGATGCCAAGAATGACATCCGATAAAGAGCCCATGACTACAGCAATAGAAGGCATCTGCCTATGTCTACGACATCAGGCTTTGTCGTCTGACAAAGCTTATGATACAACATAGCCAGAACTGCGGAACCCCAACTATACGAGCGAACATTCTGCAAATCAACTAATAGGGGTAAATACATCAAATGAACCCTGTTGTTGTTCCCATCTGGCATCAGTACACCCCCTATAATATGTATAATGTACGCTTGAGCTGCGCACATCACCTCATTCTCAGTGGCATTAATTGAAAAGTTTCAAAAGTGGCTTTCAGCCATGAAAATTTCAAGCCTGTAAATTTGGACTCAGCATCGTCAGGCGAGGACGAGACTCCTAGTAGGCTATAACAAAGGGAAGCCGGCTTAGCTATTGTACTTACGCCCGTTACGGCATTCCTGTCGATTGGGAGCCCAAGTTGCAATGCAACATCCTCCAGAGTGACAGTGCACTCCCCATACGATAAATGAAAGTGTGGGTCTCTGGGCGTCAATGCTAGACCAATGCGGATATTAAATCGTACCGCAAGTCAAACGTCCAGATCAATGCTGCTGACCCGAATCTAGCTAACTCCAAGTATGACATCAGTTGTTCATCTGGAGAATATCGTAAACCATTCACCCGACCCCTTAACGCACGATACGGGCCTTGACAGtattaaattacagaaaatagttataataacataatttatttccgTAAATTACGTAGAtctttttttaagggaacctatggttaacaaataacaatatattaccatattattaatTGTGTTTGATATGTGACCATCGTTCTTAATCAATGAACCCATTGCGATACCTgcaatttcaaaagaaatttcagttattaatttcaaagtttgatggatttaaatatttataaaaatacctaaattttatatattgcttttaattacaaaaaacataccaaatagtTTTGTCCACATCATATCTTTTGCTATActacattaacaaaataaatatatcttataaattccaactcaaactcCAACTCAATGGTTCTATTCACAAATTTCATCTCAATGGTTTgatcttttacctacataaaaaataaaaagttcatattaaaaaaataaaaaataacatgccaataaaaaaatataacaaaaacataacataaacgatacataataaatacaaatattattattattattttaaaatgataataagtaaaatgtattggtttgaaatataatatatataataacatgccaacttaattattgtcaaaaaaatataattttttttgaatagaacttcaaaagaaatttcatttataatatttataaataacataaaataaaatttaaaaacataaactcttattctcaattataaaatcttaaaaaattagaacatataaactaattcctaatttatctaataaattccaaatttcatatcaatggtctcatcttttacctacataaaaaataaaaaatattaaaataatcaaaataacatgccaaataaatttcataaaaaataaatctaatcaaCCTATAACacacataacaaataaattacattaaaaaaaaaacattaaaaataaattatgaatgaatgaaaatataaaataaatacaaacataccttaatagctctttttaaccaaataatactttacaaaaataaaattaaaaattaaatccgaattaaatcaacaataataacaacaaaaacaaattaaattaacattaatccattaatttataacaaaaaaattaccttttcttAAAGACCTAATCTTCCCTAAACAACAAAACaaactttcctttccttttctatttattttttgtccttctctttctccttctctttttttctttctttttcccttcccttccctTCCCTTCCTGCCCTCtcattcttcttttcttctccttcaCTCATCGGCCAAAAATGAACCTTGGGGACCATTATAAGGTCCCTAAACACACAATACAACAAATACCCTGCATGAGCCGTCCCATCGCCTGCACCTGCCACCATGGTGTTGCCTCTGCCAGAGGCGTCACCAGTGCCGCCTGTGCTGTCTTCTCCATCACTGGGTGCCGCCTCTTCCCTAGGCGTGACCCAGTGTGCTGTCCCATCGTGGTAGCGGGTCAGTTTTTGAGTCCAGTTTTTACCGTATACGACTCGTATTTTACCTTGGGTGCCGCCTATCTACAGGCCTCCaccattattttgtttatttatttttttcatgttgATTGGTGTTAGAAAATCTGGGTGGTGCagcctatgcaccaccctccacccATTTAAAcgtaccattttggtacataattcttgtaacaacccatttaggtatatatatttttaatattatttgggtaaaaaaccCACAATAATaccttatattttaaattataattaatatcaGAGTAAACTATACCATTAGTCACTAACATATGGGTAAGTTTTCGttttggtcactgaactattcaaaagttttcatttaagtcactgaactattcaaattttttaatttaagtcaCTATTCAAAAACTTTggaatagttcagtgaccaaattgtaacttttttaattaagtgacctAAACGAAAACTTAcctataatttagtgactaatcgTGTGGTTTACCCTTAATATTATTATAGTGCCACGTTCGTCTTTTTATACTTTTACattatctttaaataaaaaaaatacaaatctaAGGACAATTTAGTCCCACTCCACCTATATTTATTATTagctaaattttaaaagaaaatattttaagggtctTACCACTAGAGGAGAAAAGTTCTATAATAATATGGGTTcaactctatttttttttggATACAATATTTAGAATTACCTATAATCCCTTCTAAcctttaaataagaggataaatgCGCTCCAGTGTGTTCGAACCCATGTCCTCCTGCATTGGCAACATTATCAGTGCCAGCCGAATTAATATTCAATTGGTAGATTCAACTCGTTTAGATTGCATTAAAACTAGGGaaagaaaagtaaaggaaaataacatCCTTTCCTTTGTTTGGATTAGAGGAGAAGACAAGGGGTAGGCAACGACCTTGGACCCATAATTATGATAAAATTGCTATAGAGACCCTTCAAAGTTTGtgaaatcataaattcatataatgataaaattatattttggtactctcaaaaatttattattcatttcaaactatcctaaaataaatttttggctttaCTCTTAGTTTAAATTATACTAGATTTTCAATTTAACATCCATTCAGCAGATGCAATAAGCAAGTAGAGTTTAGCAAAGCGAAACAATGGTATTCATTGAAATAGAACCACCTATATTATACACTGAAACCCTTATAGAATGCAAATACAGGAAAAATTAAGCAATGGAAATGTCTATCACAATATGCAAAACTGTTGATCAAAATAAGGAAATATCAAAGGGTTGAATCCTTGATATTCATGGTTTGGATGGCGGATGGCGGTTCCCACTGGGGTTTGGGGCAGATGGAACCTTTCGCATGTTGTCTTTCACCTGTGTTTCCAAGTTGCGGAATCATTGTTCTTGTCAGCCATTTCTTCATAATCGAACAACGGGCAAATATATGCTTATGTAATGTATTGTGATTATACTTACAtggtataaaatgaaaatataatatatataattattttaaattattatttaaaatataattattagaacGTCTTAtttagtttttctaaaaataattttagatgcaacttaaatatatatgaatttatttagtctaatttttctaAACCCGACACTCTAAATCTTAACCTTAAATTAATAAGAATCAAACCATTTATGTTCATAAGCTATTTGTGTTTGATTTGGAAAGACACTCAAATTTCATTGGTTATTATAGAGTCAAGTTTGAACAACTTAATTATGGAGAGAATTGGATTCGAATGTCATAAAAGTTGACTTTAAAAGCTTGTGTTCAAATGAGAATTAAAGCTCAACTTTAGCGTGTAAATAAGTTTAGTTTAGACTAATTAAATAAACTTgagtaatttaaaatttcatttttgaatcgagttccaactttaaaaattaaaatcaataataaaagttaatCTTAACTTCTTCGAACGCAATTTGGTTACATCCTCTTAATTATAGTGTTtccactatttttttaaaattaattttaaaattttttataatgtaaaaataaatattttatatttaaaacagttaaaacaaataaaaaaacgcCATATAAAAccgatttttaaaaatattgattatttttatttacttaaaaaaataattttaaagatatttatgaattttttttgaagctTTATCAATTAATATCCAAAAGCCTTAAAAAAAACCAGTTTTTTcaaaatagaatttgaaaattcaaaacTAAAAAATAGAGTTAAAACTATACATAAACTATGATATGATGTgaaatttgatacatgaatttttATTTGGTACAATTATACATATAATAGTTTGATTGTTGCTCAAATGTATACAAGAaacttcaattcaattcaattgtaCCCATTTAAGGGAATAAATACATTAACTTATTTTTATGTTaactatatataattatttgtattgtAATATGCAAACTTAAAATGTTCCTATATAGATAACTGTGTtagtaatttttgaaaattaaattaaattaatattttatttataaaattgcataaaatcaaAGTTCAGATTTTCTTGTCTTTCCTAACCAATAAGGAAAAAAGAATTGGGTCAAAAGAAAATGCCATTTTGGAGTTTTATCAACAATTTTTTTGTGTAGGCGGGGATCCGGTATTTTCTGAATCCTTTTGTAAGGAATTACAAAAGAAATTCTTTCAGCAAAGATGTGAATTAGAAAGGATTGGTTGACGAAATATGAACCAGAGATTGAATTATAATATACCTTAgaacaatatatttttgttatcATGAGATATATTGGCAGCTGCAGATTATTTGattggaatgaaattttgaatGGGTACACTTGACGATAtgaatcattttaaaaataaacgtATAATATTACATATTGAACCAAAGTTCATATGTAATTTTGGGATTTATCCCCAAATATAATACTAAAGAATTGAAAATCAAACTGAATTATCAAGAGAGAATTAGAAAAATCTGAAATGCTCGATAAAATCAAACCCAACTCAGTCTTATATAACCTAGATCGTAAGTATATTTAGCAATAAGAAAACTCACCCAAGCTAACGAGAACCTGTTGGAAGGATTTTGTGTTTGTCTTGCAGTACTAATCTTCAAATCATAATCAACTataaaaaacaaaagattacaAATGTTATAAAATTGGTCCCCCAAAAAAAGAGAGATTTGGTCCCCAAAAAAACACTGAGAAAAACTTGCCTGTTTCAATGGCTGGAATCCT
Protein-coding sequences here:
- the LOC107899820 gene encoding uncharacterized protein — protein: MMKNIQVLAYMIFAFLLLSASQSHFSIALRIPAIETGKFFSVFFWGPNLSFFDYDLKISTARQTQNPSNRFSLAWVKDNMRKVPSAPNPSGNRHPPSKP